From Humibacter ginsenosidimutans, a single genomic window includes:
- a CDS encoding MaoC family dehydratase codes for MTDEEAPSTRTVVQRGLYYDELEVGTLYLHRPGRTVTEADNVLFTTLTMNTQSLHLDAAWAATQPFGQRLVNSMFTLATLVGASVAQLTQGTIVANLGFGEVAFPHPLFHGDTLYSETTVAAKRPSASRPGQGIVTFDHVGRNQDGVVVATASRSALMWFSDAQPASRPPERAQRVEGPTP; via the coding sequence ATGACCGACGAAGAGGCTCCGTCCACCCGCACCGTCGTGCAGCGCGGCCTGTACTACGACGAGCTCGAGGTCGGCACGCTCTACCTGCATCGCCCGGGCAGAACCGTGACCGAAGCAGACAACGTGCTGTTCACCACGCTCACCATGAACACGCAGTCACTGCACCTGGATGCCGCGTGGGCGGCCACCCAGCCCTTCGGGCAGCGTCTCGTCAACTCGATGTTCACGCTGGCGACGCTGGTCGGAGCATCGGTGGCTCAGCTCACGCAGGGCACGATCGTCGCGAACCTCGGATTCGGCGAGGTGGCCTTTCCCCACCCGCTGTTCCACGGCGACACCCTGTACAGCGAGACCACGGTGGCCGCGAAGCGCCCGTCGGCCTCCCGGCCGGGTCAGGGCATCGTCACGTTCGACCACGTCGGACGCAACCAAGACGGCGTCGTCGTGGCGACGGCCAGCCGCTCGGCGCTGATGTGGTTCTCCGATGCGCAGCCCGCCTCCCGGCCCCCTGAGCGAGCGCAGCGAGTCGAGGGGCCCACCCCGTGA
- a CDS encoding HpcH/HpaI aldolase/citrate lyase family protein: MFCPADRPERFAKALERADAVILDLEDGVAPADRTAARGAIVAFGAAVSPEATARTVVRVNAAGTSDFAVDVAVVRASPFRTVMLPKAESAAELDELAAAVPGVRVIALCESAKGVLAAPELARHAAVDALMWGAEDLLVSLGGASSRRADGTYRDVATHARSAVLLAAAAGGCDAIDAVHVDLDDLTGLAAEAEDAVACGFAATCCLHPRQVSVVREAYRPSESQVEAARNIVTAAHAAPGAFRLGGRMIDEPLIAQARAVLRRAGGL; the protein is encoded by the coding sequence ATGTTCTGCCCTGCCGATCGGCCCGAGCGCTTCGCGAAGGCGCTCGAGCGAGCGGATGCCGTCATCCTCGATCTCGAAGACGGCGTCGCCCCCGCAGACCGCACCGCCGCGCGCGGGGCGATCGTCGCGTTCGGGGCGGCGGTGTCGCCGGAGGCGACGGCCCGCACCGTCGTGCGTGTCAACGCGGCGGGAACGTCCGACTTCGCCGTCGATGTCGCCGTCGTGCGCGCCTCGCCGTTCCGCACGGTCATGCTGCCGAAGGCCGAGTCGGCGGCAGAGCTCGACGAGCTGGCGGCTGCGGTGCCAGGAGTGCGCGTGATCGCGCTGTGCGAGAGCGCGAAGGGCGTGCTCGCCGCACCCGAGCTGGCACGTCATGCCGCGGTGGACGCGCTCATGTGGGGTGCGGAGGATCTGCTGGTGTCGCTGGGCGGGGCATCCAGCAGACGTGCCGACGGCACGTACCGCGACGTGGCGACGCACGCCAGGTCGGCGGTGCTCCTCGCCGCGGCCGCCGGGGGGTGCGACGCCATCGATGCGGTGCACGTCGATCTCGATGATCTCACGGGCCTGGCCGCTGAGGCGGAGGATGCCGTCGCGTGCGGCTTCGCCGCCACCTGCTGCCTGCACCCGCGTCAGGTGTCCGTCGTGCGGGAGGCATATCGACCGAGCGAGTCGCAGGTGGAGGCGGCGCGGAACATCGTTACGGCGGCGCACGCGGCGCCGGGCGCGTTCCGGCTCGGTGGACGCATGATCGACGAGCCGCTGATCGCGCAGGCCCGCGCCGTGCTGCGCCGCGCCGGCGGTCTTTGA
- a CDS encoding lysoplasmalogenase → MSTVQWRAVGLLAFVPFAIVSVMNVVAEAVGADDLAGAVKPLIIPLLALAFIVLGPRRPLAPCLVLLLALLFAWLGDIAPTFIVMLAFFLCMQIVYIVLFWRYLRRSRPAMWSVVYAAWWLVLLVLVGPSSGPLFVPVAVYGLALGAMAVLATGTTMLTTIGAALFLLSDSVLGITHFVPSLVFPGHDAVVMLTYTAGQLLIVLGVGSALRRGEAAAAGRLPLQA, encoded by the coding sequence ATGTCCACAGTGCAGTGGAGGGCGGTCGGCCTGCTCGCCTTCGTCCCGTTCGCCATCGTCTCGGTCATGAATGTCGTCGCAGAGGCCGTCGGAGCGGACGACCTCGCGGGCGCGGTCAAGCCGCTGATCATCCCGTTGCTCGCGCTCGCCTTCATCGTGCTCGGTCCGCGCAGGCCGCTGGCGCCGTGCCTCGTGTTGCTGCTGGCGCTGCTCTTCGCGTGGCTCGGCGACATCGCGCCGACGTTCATCGTGATGCTCGCCTTCTTCCTCTGCATGCAGATCGTGTACATCGTGCTGTTCTGGCGCTACCTTCGCCGCTCGAGGCCCGCGATGTGGAGCGTCGTCTACGCCGCGTGGTGGCTGGTGCTGCTCGTGCTGGTCGGGCCGTCGTCCGGACCGCTCTTCGTGCCCGTCGCGGTGTACGGACTGGCGCTCGGCGCAATGGCCGTTCTCGCGACGGGCACGACGATGCTGACCACGATCGGGGCCGCCCTCTTCCTGCTGTCCGATTCGGTGCTCGGCATCACGCACTTCGTGCCGTCGCTCGTCTTTCCGGGACACGACGCCGTCGTCATGCTCACGTACACCGCGGGTCAGCTGCTCATCGTGTTGGGCGTCGGCTCAGCGCTTCGACGCGGCGAAGCGGCCGCAGCGGGCCGACTACCCTTGCAGGCATGA
- a CDS encoding VanZ family protein, whose protein sequence is MFRRHPVLSIVTLLYLGVVGYITLGPQPPVGGKNGIVMQVLRILWEHPVTDWVTYNGVEFTANILMFLPIGLFFLLLFGRRRWWLAVLLPFLMTVSIETAQIWIPGRVSDIRDVISNTIGAVVGVLLGLALTAPRARRARRARAEARA, encoded by the coding sequence ATGTTCCGCCGCCACCCCGTACTGAGCATCGTCACGCTGCTCTATCTCGGCGTCGTCGGATACATCACGCTCGGACCCCAGCCACCGGTCGGCGGCAAGAACGGCATCGTGATGCAGGTGCTGCGCATCCTCTGGGAGCACCCGGTGACCGATTGGGTCACCTACAACGGTGTGGAGTTCACGGCGAACATCCTGATGTTCCTGCCCATCGGGCTGTTCTTCCTGCTGCTCTTCGGCCGCCGACGCTGGTGGCTCGCCGTGCTCCTGCCCTTCCTCATGACAGTGAGCATCGAGACGGCGCAGATCTGGATCCCCGGTCGTGTCTCCGACATCCGCGACGTCATCTCCAACACGATCGGCGCCGTCGTCGGCGTGCTGCTCGGCCTCGCCCTCACTGCCCCGCGCGCCCGTCGTGCCCGTCGTGCCCGCGCCGAGGCCCGCGCCTGA
- a CDS encoding fructosamine kinase family protein: MADVLTKSNPDAPPLFFEAEAAGLRWLSAARGARIVRVIDVAPGRIDLERIASVRPSADAARDFGAALAVTHDAGAEAFGAPPDGWTGPLFIGRRPLRAAHERAWGVFYARDRVLPYLELAIEAGGIGRGQASIVRQACDEIAAGVFDDGEPPARIHGDLWNGNALWSPEGVVLIDPAAHGGHRETDLAMLALFGCPYLDDIVAGYESAHPLRAGWRDRVPLHQLHPLAVHAASHGRGYGDALADAAARVIALADTL; the protein is encoded by the coding sequence ATGGCCGACGTTCTGACCAAATCGAACCCGGATGCCCCACCTCTCTTCTTCGAGGCAGAGGCTGCCGGACTTCGCTGGCTGTCGGCGGCGCGCGGCGCGCGCATCGTCCGCGTGATCGACGTCGCACCCGGCCGCATCGATCTCGAACGCATCGCCTCCGTGCGCCCCTCGGCGGATGCCGCGCGCGACTTCGGTGCTGCGCTGGCCGTCACGCACGATGCAGGTGCTGAGGCATTCGGCGCGCCGCCCGACGGATGGACCGGCCCCCTCTTCATCGGCCGCCGTCCGTTGCGCGCCGCACACGAGCGCGCCTGGGGCGTGTTCTACGCGCGCGATCGCGTGCTCCCGTATCTCGAACTCGCGATCGAGGCGGGCGGGATCGGCCGCGGACAGGCATCCATCGTGCGTCAGGCGTGCGACGAGATCGCGGCCGGCGTGTTCGATGACGGCGAACCGCCTGCGCGCATTCACGGCGATCTCTGGAACGGCAACGCGCTGTGGTCGCCAGAAGGCGTCGTGCTGATCGATCCGGCGGCGCACGGCGGTCACCGCGAAACCGACCTCGCCATGCTGGCCCTCTTCGGATGCCCGTACCTCGACGACATCGTGGCCGGCTACGAGTCGGCACATCCGCTGCGAGCCGGCTGGCGCGACCGTGTTCCCCTGCACCAGCTGCACCCGCTCGCCGTGCACGCAGCGAGCCACGGTCGGGGCTACGGCGACGCGCTGGCGGATGCCGCTGCCCGAGTCATCGCGCTCGCCGACACCCTCTGA
- a CDS encoding polyribonucleotide nucleotidyltransferase: MEGPEIKFAEAVLDNGRFGTRTVRFETGRLAQQAQGAVAAYLDEETMLLSATSASKHPKDNFDFFPLTVDVEERSYAAGKIPGSFFRREGRPSTEAILVCRLIDRPLRPSFVDGLRNEVQIVITVLSIAPDEFYDALAINAASASTQISGLPFSGPIAGVRLALVPGKGEHEDQWVAFPKASQLEDAVFDIVVAGRVLTNDDGSEGDVAIMMVEAEATEHSWDLIQAGATKPSEDVVAQGLEAAKPFIRQLVGAQNVLAEQSAKAIAEYPVFLPYSQLSYDNVAGIAYDELVNVYQIADKIERQNADDALKERTKAAIAEKVEAGALPAEVLEQFSGAYKAVSKVVMRGRVLREGIRIDGRGLRDIRPLDAEVQVIPRVHGSAIFQRGETQILGVTTLNMLKMEQQIDSLSPVTKKRYLHHYNFPPYSTGETGRVGSPKRREIGHGFLAERALVPVLPTREEFPYAIRQVSEALGSNGSTSMGSVCASTLSLLNAGVPLRAPVAGIAMGLISDTVDGETRYAALTDILGAEDALGDMDFKVAGTSEFVTAIQLDTKLDGIPSSVLAGALQQAKEARTTILSVLNAAIDRPDEMAPTAPRVISVQIPVDKIGELIGPKGKTINAIQDETGADISIEEDGTVYIGAVDGPSAEAARAQVNAIANPTNPEVGDQFLGTVVKIAAFGAFVSLLPGRDGLLHISEVRKLAGGKRVENVDDVLSVGQKILVEITKVDDRGKLSLQPVIAEESAQTEKPAEQAEGSAEPVEA, from the coding sequence ATGGAAGGTCCAGAAATCAAGTTCGCCGAGGCCGTTCTCGACAACGGTCGCTTCGGCACTCGCACGGTCCGGTTCGAGACCGGCCGTCTGGCGCAGCAGGCACAGGGTGCCGTCGCCGCCTACCTCGACGAGGAGACCATGCTGCTGAGCGCGACGAGCGCCAGCAAGCACCCGAAAGACAACTTCGACTTCTTCCCGCTGACGGTCGACGTCGAGGAGCGGTCGTACGCGGCCGGCAAGATCCCCGGTTCGTTCTTCCGCCGCGAGGGTCGTCCGTCGACGGAGGCCATCCTGGTCTGCCGTCTCATCGACCGCCCGTTGCGTCCGTCGTTCGTCGACGGCCTCCGCAACGAGGTTCAGATCGTCATCACGGTGCTGAGCATCGCACCCGACGAGTTCTACGACGCGCTCGCGATCAACGCGGCCTCTGCGTCGACGCAGATCTCGGGTCTGCCGTTCTCCGGCCCGATCGCCGGTGTGCGCCTTGCGCTCGTCCCCGGCAAGGGCGAGCACGAAGACCAGTGGGTCGCCTTCCCGAAGGCGTCGCAGCTCGAAGACGCGGTCTTCGACATCGTCGTGGCCGGCCGCGTGCTGACGAACGACGACGGCTCCGAGGGTGACGTCGCGATCATGATGGTCGAGGCCGAGGCCACCGAGCACAGCTGGGATCTCATCCAGGCCGGCGCCACGAAGCCGAGCGAGGATGTCGTCGCGCAGGGCCTCGAGGCCGCCAAGCCGTTCATCCGTCAGCTGGTCGGTGCGCAGAATGTGCTCGCCGAGCAGTCCGCGAAGGCCATCGCCGAGTACCCGGTGTTCCTGCCCTACTCGCAGCTGAGCTACGACAACGTCGCCGGCATCGCCTACGACGAGCTCGTGAACGTCTACCAGATCGCCGACAAGATCGAGCGTCAGAACGCCGACGACGCGCTCAAGGAGCGCACGAAGGCCGCCATCGCCGAGAAGGTCGAGGCGGGCGCGCTGCCCGCCGAGGTGCTGGAGCAGTTCTCCGGTGCGTACAAGGCCGTGTCGAAGGTGGTCATGCGCGGCCGCGTGCTGCGCGAGGGCATCCGCATCGACGGTCGTGGCCTGCGCGACATCCGTCCGCTCGACGCCGAGGTGCAGGTCATCCCGCGCGTGCACGGTTCCGCGATCTTCCAGCGCGGTGAGACCCAGATCCTGGGCGTCACCACGCTGAACATGCTCAAGATGGAGCAGCAGATCGACTCGCTGTCGCCGGTGACGAAGAAGCGTTACCTGCACCACTACAACTTCCCGCCCTACTCGACCGGCGAGACCGGTCGTGTCGGCAGCCCGAAGCGCCGCGAGATCGGCCACGGATTCCTGGCCGAGCGCGCGCTCGTTCCGGTGCTGCCCACGCGCGAGGAGTTCCCGTACGCCATCCGCCAGGTGTCCGAGGCTCTCGGCTCCAACGGTTCGACGTCGATGGGCTCGGTCTGCGCGTCCACGCTGTCGCTGCTGAACGCCGGTGTGCCGCTTCGCGCCCCGGTCGCCGGCATCGCGATGGGCCTCATCTCCGACACGGTCGACGGCGAGACGCGCTACGCCGCGCTCACCGACATCCTTGGCGCTGAGGATGCCCTCGGCGACATGGACTTCAAGGTCGCCGGAACGAGCGAGTTCGTCACCGCCATTCAGCTGGACACCAAGCTCGACGGCATCCCGTCGTCGGTGCTCGCCGGTGCGCTGCAGCAGGCGAAGGAGGCTCGCACGACGATCCTCTCGGTGCTGAACGCCGCGATCGACCGCCCGGACGAGATGGCTCCGACCGCCCCGCGCGTGATCAGCGTGCAGATCCCGGTCGACAAGATCGGCGAGCTGATCGGCCCGAAGGGCAAGACGATCAACGCCATCCAGGATGAGACCGGCGCCGACATCTCCATCGAGGAGGACGGCACCGTCTACATCGGCGCCGTCGACGGTCCGTCGGCGGAGGCCGCTCGTGCCCAGGTGAACGCGATCGCGAACCCGACCAACCCCGAGGTGGGCGACCAGTTCCTCGGCACCGTCGTGAAGATCGCCGCCTTCGGTGCGTTCGTCTCGCTGCTGCCCGGCCGCGACGGCCTGCTGCACATCTCCGAGGTGCGCAAGCTCGCCGGCGGCAAGCGCGTGGAGAACGTCGACGACGTTCTCTCCGTTGGTCAGAAGATCCTGGTCGAGATCACCAAGGTCGACGACCGCGGCAAGCTGTCGCTTCAGCCGGTCATCGCCGAGGAGTCGGCGCAGACCGAGAAGCCTGCCGAGCAGGCCGAAGGCTCGGCCGAGCCCGTCGAGGCCTGA
- a CDS encoding aldo/keto reductase produces the protein MAQAYPVRASEHVNGGATGIGPVFDAPIATAEYDGVATAPMSIVAPRRLGETDLAVYPLALGTAALARAADTDAAQAVLDRYVHFGGNLIVTSQAHERGLGNAIVGGWMHRRDLRDHLFIDLRIGSGSESPGLGQINVVRSVESALMRLGTDHVDVLTLEGPDADVALADTLATVEWLIDTGKVRHIGFSGFSADSLLEARVLSSSGLPKVALVEVPYSLMNRGDFERDLRIVTAAQSLGVLPTGPLAHGFLTGAYRSRSRLDAAARTAGVAGFLGRRGNRVLQVLDRVAALHDSTMATVAVAWLLAKRGVVAPIVNVASAVEVDDLMAACSLRLSRSDMLELDRASE, from the coding sequence ATGGCGCAGGCATATCCTGTGCGTGCCAGTGAGCATGTGAACGGGGGAGCGACGGGCATCGGACCGGTGTTCGATGCACCGATCGCTACGGCCGAGTACGACGGTGTCGCGACGGCGCCGATGTCGATCGTCGCGCCGAGGCGTCTGGGGGAGACCGACCTCGCCGTCTATCCGCTCGCGTTGGGAACGGCTGCGCTCGCGCGCGCGGCCGACACCGACGCCGCCCAGGCCGTGCTCGACCGCTACGTGCACTTCGGCGGCAACCTGATCGTCACGTCACAGGCGCACGAACGCGGTCTCGGCAACGCGATCGTCGGCGGCTGGATGCATCGCCGCGACCTCCGCGACCACCTCTTCATCGACCTGCGCATCGGTTCGGGCTCCGAGAGCCCAGGTCTCGGCCAGATCAACGTGGTGAGGTCGGTCGAGTCCGCACTGATGCGGCTCGGCACCGACCACGTCGACGTGCTGACCCTCGAGGGTCCGGATGCCGATGTCGCTCTCGCCGACACGTTGGCGACCGTCGAATGGCTGATCGACACGGGCAAAGTGCGGCACATCGGATTCTCCGGGTTCTCGGCCGACAGCCTGCTCGAGGCGCGCGTGCTCTCCTCGTCCGGTCTGCCGAAGGTGGCGCTCGTCGAGGTTCCGTACAGCCTGATGAACCGCGGCGACTTCGAGCGCGACCTGCGCATCGTGACGGCGGCCCAGTCGCTGGGCGTGCTGCCGACGGGTCCGCTCGCACACGGCTTCCTCACCGGCGCCTACCGTTCGCGTTCGCGATTGGATGCCGCGGCCCGCACCGCGGGCGTCGCCGGGTTCCTCGGGCGTCGCGGCAACCGCGTGCTGCAGGTGCTCGACAGGGTGGCGGCGCTTCACGACAGCACCATGGCGACGGTCGCCGTCGCGTGGCTGCTCGCGAAGCGGGGCGTGGTCGCCCCCATCGTCAACGTGGCGTCGGCGGTCGAGGTCGACGACCTCATGGCCGCGTGCAGTCTGCGCCTGAGCCGCAGCGACATGCTCGAACTCGATCGCGCGTCCGAGTAG
- a CDS encoding TetR/AcrR family transcriptional regulator, with amino-acid sequence MPDQSAIAPRPPAPAKIKILNTADRLFYDEGVHTVGVDRIIAQSHVTKATFYKHYRSKDLLIAAFIDGRTALAQDAVAAERERTSDPAAIVRFIVDGFVAESHRPGYHGCPFINAATSQLDASGPVTPAVAAWRTWLRSTLVELFTAAGTPNPEDAADDLLLARDGAFGGGPVADPVASEASLRRMSERLLG; translated from the coding sequence ATGCCTGATCAGAGCGCCATCGCCCCACGCCCACCCGCGCCGGCGAAGATCAAGATTCTGAACACCGCGGACCGCCTGTTCTATGACGAGGGCGTGCACACCGTCGGCGTTGACCGCATCATCGCGCAGTCACACGTGACGAAGGCGACCTTCTACAAGCACTACCGGTCGAAGGACCTGCTCATCGCCGCGTTCATCGACGGGCGAACAGCACTGGCGCAGGATGCCGTGGCCGCCGAGCGCGAGCGCACCAGCGACCCTGCGGCAATCGTCCGCTTCATCGTCGACGGCTTCGTCGCGGAGTCGCACCGCCCCGGCTACCACGGGTGCCCGTTCATCAACGCCGCGACCTCGCAGCTGGATGCCTCCGGCCCCGTCACCCCCGCCGTCGCCGCCTGGCGCACGTGGCTGCGTTCCACCCTCGTGGAGCTGTTCACCGCGGCCGGAACACCGAACCCGGAAGACGCCGCAGACGACCTCCTGCTCGCGCGCGACGGCGCGTTCGGCGGCGGCCCGGTCGCAGACCCGGTCGCCTCGGAGGCCTCGCTGCGCCGCATGTCGGAGCGGCTGCTCGGCTGA
- a CDS encoding M16 family metallopeptidase produces the protein MNGAVDLPLDRADLTFAASGDALVSRSVLPSGVRVLSEHVPGVRSATIGFWFGVGSRDETGLVPGPSGHAASFGSTHFLEHLLFKGTRDRTAFDIAISFDAVGGEHNALTAKEQTCYYAKVQDRDLSMATEVLADMVTSSLLDATDFENERGVILEELAMAEDDPADAVNERFFSAVLGDHPVARPIGGNPDTINAATRDAVWQHYQANYRPQDLVVAAAGAVDHGRLVADVERALAAGGWPMHQAGSPVERRGRSDAAIDGGSPLVTVRRPIEQTHLVIGTPGLRATDDARITMSVLNAVLGGGMSSRLFQEVREKRGLAYSVYSFAAGYSDTGVFGMYAACAPQKTRSVASIMVDELQRLAADGISHEELARAVGQLSGGSALALEDSDTRMTRLGRSELSIGEFSDLDETLRRIALVTADDVRDLAHRLASRPLTIAAVGAVDDDVLSGLV, from the coding sequence ATGAACGGCGCCGTTGACCTCCCCCTTGACCGTGCCGATCTGACGTTCGCCGCGTCCGGCGACGCACTTGTCTCCCGCTCCGTCCTGCCCAGCGGCGTGCGGGTGCTGAGCGAACACGTGCCCGGCGTGCGCAGCGCGACGATCGGGTTCTGGTTCGGTGTCGGGTCCAGAGACGAGACCGGTCTCGTGCCGGGCCCGTCGGGCCATGCGGCCAGCTTCGGCTCGACCCACTTCCTCGAGCATCTGCTCTTCAAGGGCACGCGCGACCGCACCGCTTTCGACATCGCGATCTCCTTCGACGCGGTCGGCGGCGAGCACAACGCGCTCACGGCGAAAGAGCAGACCTGCTACTACGCCAAGGTGCAGGACCGCGACCTCTCGATGGCCACCGAGGTGCTCGCCGACATGGTGACCTCGTCGCTGCTCGACGCGACCGACTTCGAGAACGAGCGCGGCGTCATCCTCGAAGAGCTGGCCATGGCGGAGGACGACCCGGCCGACGCGGTCAACGAGCGGTTCTTCTCCGCAGTCTTGGGCGACCATCCCGTCGCCAGGCCCATCGGCGGCAACCCCGACACCATCAACGCCGCGACGAGGGATGCCGTCTGGCAGCACTATCAGGCGAACTACCGTCCGCAAGACCTCGTGGTGGCTGCCGCCGGCGCTGTCGACCACGGTCGCCTCGTCGCCGACGTGGAGCGCGCCCTCGCGGCGGGTGGATGGCCGATGCACCAGGCAGGAAGCCCGGTGGAGCGGCGCGGCAGATCGGACGCGGCGATCGACGGCGGTAGCCCGCTCGTCACCGTCAGGCGCCCGATCGAACAGACGCACCTCGTGATCGGCACGCCCGGCCTGCGCGCCACCGACGACGCCCGCATCACGATGAGCGTGCTCAACGCCGTGCTCGGCGGCGGCATGTCGAGCCGTCTCTTCCAAGAGGTCCGCGAGAAGCGCGGCCTGGCCTACTCCGTGTATTCGTTCGCGGCCGGCTACTCCGACACCGGCGTGTTCGGCATGTACGCAGCATGCGCGCCGCAGAAGACGCGCTCGGTCGCCTCGATCATGGTCGACGAACTGCAGAGGCTTGCGGCCGATGGCATCTCCCACGAAGAGCTCGCCCGCGCCGTCGGGCAACTCTCGGGTGGGTCGGCGCTCGCCCTCGAGGACTCCGACACTCGCATGACCCGACTCGGCAGGTCCGAGCTCAGCATCGGCGAATTCTCCGACCTCGACGAGACGTTGCGTCGCATCGCCCTGGTCACCGCAGACGACGTGCGCGACCTCGCGCACCGACTCGCCTCCCGCCCCCTCACCATTGCCGCGGTCGGAGCCGTCGATGACGACGTGCTCTCCGGTCTGGTCTGA
- a CDS encoding histidine phosphatase family protein, with protein sequence MPHYLYLVRHGEQQDAEHGMPDGPLSGRGKRQATLIAERLSGIPFTSMYHSPLRRAEETAKIMAHRLPALSPEPSSLLFDCIPSGPTPDMPKAFESFFGGVTEAEIEAGSAQMADAVDEFLTPARGDRHDLLITHNFVIGWFVRHVFDAPAWRWLGLNQANCGLTIIRVRSAKPPVLVVHNDLGHLPVELRTGMPELQPV encoded by the coding sequence TTGCCCCACTACCTCTACCTCGTGCGCCACGGAGAACAACAGGATGCCGAGCACGGCATGCCGGACGGCCCGCTTTCGGGCCGCGGCAAGCGTCAGGCGACGCTGATCGCCGAGCGGCTCAGCGGCATCCCGTTCACCTCGATGTACCACTCGCCGCTGCGGCGAGCCGAGGAGACGGCGAAGATCATGGCACACCGCCTGCCGGCGCTCTCGCCCGAACCGTCGAGCCTGCTCTTCGACTGCATCCCCTCAGGGCCGACACCCGACATGCCCAAGGCGTTCGAGTCGTTCTTCGGAGGCGTCACCGAGGCGGAGATCGAGGCGGGGAGTGCGCAGATGGCGGATGCCGTCGACGAGTTCCTCACACCGGCACGGGGCGATCGTCACGACCTGCTCATCACGCACAACTTCGTCATCGGCTGGTTCGTGCGCCACGTCTTCGACGCACCGGCATGGCGTTGGCTCGGGCTGAACCAGGCCAACTGCGGGCTGACCATCATTCGTGTCAGGTCGGCGAAACCACCCGTGCTCGTCGTGCACAACGACCTCGGGCACCTGCCCGTCGAGCTGCGCACGGGAATGCCAGAGCTCCAGCCCGTGTGA
- a CDS encoding FadR/GntR family transcriptional regulator: MSLVRRESLADQAAELLLSRIRSGEWRVGDKLPGETTLAPQLGVGRSTVREAIRQLAGRGVLTTRQGAGVFVSAAEAAEPWDAVLRRADIVAVIEARIAIETEAAALAAERRTRAELQSLHRALASRDDHRSDIEEHVDTDHEFHRGILLAAHSPILLELFDDFAPRSREAMIDMLRLRGRHGTDADQATHDDIYEAIASGDTEMAASLTRAHLNTLKELLG, encoded by the coding sequence ATGTCCCTTGTACGTCGCGAATCCCTCGCCGATCAGGCAGCAGAACTGCTGCTGTCCCGAATCAGGAGCGGCGAGTGGCGGGTGGGCGACAAGCTGCCGGGCGAGACCACGCTCGCGCCGCAGCTCGGGGTGGGCCGCTCCACCGTGCGCGAGGCGATCAGGCAGCTCGCGGGCCGTGGCGTTCTCACCACCCGTCAGGGAGCCGGCGTGTTCGTCTCCGCCGCCGAAGCCGCAGAGCCGTGGGATGCCGTGCTGCGGCGCGCCGACATCGTCGCGGTCATCGAGGCGCGGATCGCCATCGAGACCGAGGCAGCCGCTCTCGCCGCCGAACGCCGCACCCGCGCCGAGCTGCAGTCCCTGCATCGGGCGTTGGCCAGCCGCGACGACCACCGTTCGGACATCGAGGAGCACGTCGACACGGATCACGAGTTCCACCGAGGAATCCTCCTCGCAGCGCACAGCCCGATCCTGCTCGAGCTGTTCGACGACTTCGCGCCACGCAGCCGAGAGGCCATGATCGACATGCTGCGTCTTCGCGGCCGACACGGCACCGACGCCGACCAGGCGACGCACGACGACATCTACGAGGCCATTGCCTCCGGCGACACGGAGATGGCCGCGTCGCTCACCCGAGCCCACCTGAACACTCTCAAGGAGTTGCTGGGCTGA